The sequence below is a genomic window from Brevibacillus agri.
CATGCCGATTAGTGGCAAAGAAGCGAATTTCATTGATAATGAGAATCAAAATCAATATAATGGAAGAAAATGTGCAAGCCAGCGACGGTTGTTCGCTTACCATACATGCCGGACTAAAAAGAGGATGGGACAGATGCGTATTCAAGCCGAATTTTCACAGTTTACGGAGTCGGCTGGAAAAGGCCAAGCTGCTCCTGGAAAGAGAGCGGATCAGCGTCAGCGAGGCGGCGTTGCTCGTGGGCTACAGCAATTTCAGCCATTTTGCCTCGATTTTTCGCAAAACGTACGGCATCAACCCGAGCTGTACGGCAAACGGGTCGAGAAACGATAAACCAGCGAGAAAGGCGCTCTGTTGCATGTTGCAGGGCGTCTTTTTTGTACAGACAAGAAGGGAGAAGATTCTGAGCAGTATAAGGGCGACATCGCGAGGCTGCGAACAAAGGGAGAAAGCGAGACTTGTGTCCTTTGCCATTTGGGGACGAAAAGCTCGCAGCCCAGTGTTCTAGTGAATGGGGCGCGGCGTTTTGCCCCGAAAAACAGGGCCGACTGCTTGCGTTGCGCGCAACTCACCGTCAGCGCATGACCGTGAGAAATGGGCAATTTCTCCGTCCAGGGGCAGCGTCTCTCCGTGAAATGGCGGTAAAGGCCAGGGCCTTCCCCTTATGATGAAGAGGGAAAACAGAAAGCAGCAAGCGCTAGAGAGGGGAACCCAATGAAAACAGGCTTGGAGAAGGCGGGACGCGTCCAGCGATATTGGAGGACAAAGGACCTGCTGATGGCAGGACTGCTCGGTGTCGTCTTTGCCATCGTCATCATTGGCGTGAATTACGTTTACATGCTGGCGGCATGGCTCTCCCGGGCGTTGTGCCACGCGCTTTTGCAGGCAGGCTTGCTCGCGGACTATCGCGTGAACCTGGCGAACCGGACAGGACGGTAGCCGATGGTAAGCGGCGTACTGGAAGCGCGGAATGTCTGCTTTGGCTACGACGACGCGGAGCAGCTTGTCATCCGCAACGTGACTTTTCGCGTGCAAACAGGCGAGCTGCTGCTCGTCATAGGAGCATCGGGCGCGGGCAAAAGCACGCTGGTTCTCGCGCTGAACGGCTTGATTCCCCACGCGCTCCAAGGCAGCTATGACGGCGAGGTCCGGGTCGCCGGGCGAAACACGCGGGAGGCGACAGTAGGCGAGCTGGCGATGCACGTCGGGATGGTGTTTCAGGACCCGGAAGCCCGACTGGTTGCGTTTACGGTGGAGGACGAGGTGGCGTTCGGTCTGGAAAACCTGTGCCTGGAGCGGGCAGAGATGGAGCAGCGCATCACGCGGGCCTTGCGCGAAGTCGGGCTTGCCGACCAGCGGCAAAAAGCAGAAAAGTGAATTTCACCGGGCAGACTGGCAGTTTATCCTGCTGCACTGGCTGTTGTCCGGGCTGCTGGTTGTCGGGCTTGCCGCATCCGGTTTGCTCGGGGACATCTCGTTTCTCAAAATGTTTGCATAGGCCTGCTTGCTTGCCAAAAAAGCAGGCCGCATAACTTCGCTGGAAAGGAGTGGAGTAGGATGAGCGAGAAAAAAGGAGTGCTTCGTCTGCTGGAAATCGCAGACGAAAAACGCAGCCTGCTGGTTGTC
It includes:
- a CDS encoding helix-turn-helix domain-containing protein; the encoded protein is MEENVQASDGCSLTIHAGLKRGWDRCVFKPNFHSLRSRLEKAKLLLERERISVSEAALLVGYSNFSHFASIFRKTYGINPSCTANGSRNDKPARKALCCMLQGVFFVQTRREKILSSIRATSRGCEQREKARLVSFAIWGRKARSPVF
- a CDS encoding energy-coupling factor ABC transporter ATP-binding protein, producing the protein MVSGVLEARNVCFGYDDAEQLVIRNVTFRVQTGELLLVIGASGAGKSTLVLALNGLIPHALQGSYDGEVRVAGRNTREATVGELAMHVGMVFQDPEARLVAFTVEDEVAFGLENLCLERAEMEQRITRALREVGLADQRQKAEK